A single genomic interval of Chryseobacterium paludis harbors:
- a CDS encoding ParB/RepB/Spo0J family partition protein: MKDKKRAMGRGLGAILSAESKATVNSATDEGADKFVGNIVEVAIEDIYPNPTQPRTYFDEKALNELAQSIKNLGVIQPITLRKEGERFEIISGERRFRASKIAGLTSIPAYIRLVNDQELLEMALVENIQREDLDSIEIALTYQRLLDEIGMTQENLSQRVGKDRSTITNSIRLLRLSPDIQNAIRSGEISAGHGRAIISMENDELQQILFDLIIKEQLNVRQAEQAATALKNPKSPAAKKVKAELSNNYKRAQKTISDILEVKVEIKTIGNGKKGKIVLDFKNEDELEYILSHIK, encoded by the coding sequence ATGAAGGACAAAAAAAGAGCTATGGGACGTGGTTTGGGAGCTATTTTAAGTGCTGAATCCAAAGCAACTGTTAATTCTGCTACTGATGAAGGGGCAGATAAGTTTGTTGGAAATATCGTAGAAGTAGCGATTGAAGATATTTATCCCAACCCAACTCAGCCAAGAACTTATTTTGACGAAAAAGCATTAAATGAATTAGCGCAGTCTATTAAAAACCTGGGTGTAATCCAACCAATTACCTTAAGGAAAGAAGGCGAAAGATTTGAAATTATATCTGGGGAAAGACGTTTTAGAGCAAGTAAAATTGCTGGCTTAACTTCTATTCCTGCCTATATCCGTTTGGTAAACGATCAGGAGCTTTTAGAAATGGCTCTTGTTGAGAACATTCAGAGAGAAGATCTCGATTCTATTGAGATCGCACTTACCTATCAGAGGCTTTTAGATGAAATAGGAATGACTCAGGAAAACCTTAGCCAAAGAGTAGGAAAAGATAGAAGTACCATTACCAACTCTATCAGATTATTGAGATTAAGTCCGGATATTCAGAATGCTATTCGTAGTGGTGAAATCTCTGCAGGACATGGTAGAGCAATTATCAGCATGGAAAATGATGAGCTGCAGCAAATTTTATTTGATCTTATTATTAAAGAACAGCTGAATGTTCGTCAGGCTGAACAGGCTGCTACTGCACTGAAAAATCCAAAATCACCGGCTGCCAAAAAAGTAAAAGCTGAACTTTCAAATAATTATAAAAGAGCTCAAAAGACAATCTCCGATATATTAGAAGTAAAAGTAGAGATTAAAACAATCGGAAACGGTAAAAAAGGTAAAATTGTTCTCGACTTTAAGAATGAAGATGAGTTGGAATATATTCTGTCTCACATTAAATAA
- a CDS encoding ParA family protein, with product MGKIIGIANQKGGVGKTTTAVNLAAALGVLEKKILIIDADPQANATSGLGVEDVQYSTYNLLEHSVETINCIKKTATPNLDIVPSHIDLVAAEIELVDKEDREYMLKKALQSVKNDYDYIIIDCAPSLGLITVNALTAADSVIIPIQCEYFALEGLGKLLNTIKNVQKIHNKDLDIEGLLLTMYDSRLRLSNQVVEEVNAHFPEMVFETIISRNVRLSEAPSFGESILNYDAESKGAIQYIQLAEEVLLKNENLVKN from the coding sequence ATGGGAAAAATCATAGGTATCGCTAATCAAAAAGGGGGAGTTGGAAAAACGACAACAGCTGTAAATCTTGCGGCAGCATTAGGGGTATTGGAAAAAAAAATATTAATCATCGATGCTGATCCTCAGGCTAATGCCACTTCAGGATTAGGGGTTGAAGATGTTCAGTATTCTACATACAATCTCTTAGAACACAGTGTCGAAACCATTAATTGTATCAAGAAAACAGCAACGCCAAATCTTGATATCGTTCCGTCTCATATAGACTTAGTAGCTGCGGAAATTGAACTGGTAGACAAGGAAGACCGTGAGTATATGCTTAAAAAAGCTTTACAAAGTGTAAAGAATGATTATGATTATATTATCATCGACTGTGCACCAAGTTTAGGTTTGATCACTGTAAATGCATTAACTGCAGCAGACTCTGTTATCATCCCGATCCAGTGTGAATATTTCGCTTTGGAAGGTTTAGGGAAGCTTTTAAATACGATTAAAAATGTTCAGAAGATCCACAACAAAGATCTTGATATTGAAGGTTTACTTCTAACGATGTATGACAGCAGATTAAGGTTGTCTAATCAGGTGGTTGAAGAAGTAAATGCACATTTCCCTGAGATGGTTTTTGAAACGATCATCAGCAGAAACGTTAGATTAAGTGAAGCACCAAGTTTCGGAGAAAGTATCTTGAATTATGATGCTGAAAGTAAAGGGGCAATTCAATATATTCAGTTGGCAGAAGAGGTTCTGTTGAAAAATGAAAATTTAGTAAAGAATTAA
- a CDS encoding energy transducer TonB, with the protein MKHLHTNQEFRFNEVLFEHRNKEYGAYVLRNESDRILTKALFVGVSLLAAISITPLAISAFKTAEPKVPVAPVYHPMDIPEDPPVKDPPAQIKPEPIRAEKVKTYDERLPEPKAIVTNEKKEVVDKENAVASTQTSPGKEVENTKYIPVVPQNIGTGNVPYVKTEPPVEKTDPKKIETELSIEANFVGGIDSFRNKVMNNFDGSGFDTEGVVKTTITFIVEIDGTISGIKANGVNADFNSEAMRTIKSIRGKWVPGKNKKGEAVRSYFKFPISMKFE; encoded by the coding sequence ATGAAACACCTACACACTAATCAGGAATTTCGCTTCAATGAAGTTCTTTTCGAGCATCGTAATAAGGAATATGGTGCTTATGTTTTAAGAAATGAATCAGACAGAATTCTAACAAAAGCACTATTCGTAGGTGTAAGTTTGTTGGCTGCTATTTCAATTACACCATTAGCTATTTCAGCGTTTAAAACTGCTGAACCAAAAGTTCCGGTTGCGCCCGTATATCATCCAATGGATATTCCTGAGGACCCACCAGTGAAAGACCCACCAGCACAAATTAAACCAGAACCAATTCGAGCTGAGAAAGTTAAAACTTATGATGAAAGATTACCAGAGCCAAAAGCAATTGTAACCAATGAGAAAAAGGAAGTAGTAGACAAAGAAAATGCCGTAGCAAGTACTCAAACTTCACCAGGTAAAGAAGTTGAGAATACAAAATACATCCCGGTTGTTCCTCAAAATATTGGAACTGGAAATGTACCTTATGTAAAGACCGAACCTCCCGTTGAAAAAACTGATCCTAAAAAGATTGAGACAGAACTTAGTATTGAAGCTAATTTCGTTGGCGGAATAGATTCATTCAGAAATAAAGTTATGAATAACTTTGACGGTTCCGGGTTTGATACAGAAGGGGTAGTAAAAACGACCATTACTTTTATCGTAGAGATTGATGGAACAATCTCAGGTATCAAAGCTAATGGTGTAAATGCAGATTTCAATAGTGAGGCTATGAGAACCATAAAATCGATCAGAGGAAAATGGGTTCCAGGAAAAAATAAAAAAGGCGAAGCCGTAAGAAGTTATTTCAAATTTCCAATATCTATGAAGTTTGAATAA
- a CDS encoding N-acetylmuramidase family protein, with amino-acid sequence MKLLKYNTKAPEVLTLCELLYKQGYNVKISDSFTLEVDAAVKDFQSKNSLVVDGIVGVKTWTVLLAKNSAPINSTDKFLKESDLINFANQYGLELAAVKAVNEIESSGKGFLINNKPKILFEGHIFWNELRKRGIDPNSYYNSSSKDVLYPKWTKIYYQGGVKEYDRLNEAIGLGNDAKFKEAALSSASWGSFQIMGFHAKNLDYVDVNDFVSKMEINEGEHLKAFGKFLEKNGLLVHLRNKSWANFAKRYNGGGYKQNKYDEKLAKAYAKYSSN; translated from the coding sequence ATGAAACTTTTAAAATATAATACCAAAGCACCAGAAGTTCTCACACTTTGTGAACTTCTTTATAAACAAGGATACAACGTCAAAATTTCGGATTCATTTACTCTTGAAGTGGATGCGGCCGTTAAAGATTTTCAAAGTAAAAATTCATTAGTCGTTGACGGAATTGTCGGCGTTAAAACATGGACCGTTTTGCTTGCTAAAAATTCTGCACCGATCAATTCAACAGATAAGTTTTTAAAGGAAAGTGATCTTATTAATTTCGCCAATCAATATGGGCTTGAGCTGGCCGCCGTAAAAGCAGTCAATGAGATCGAAAGCAGCGGAAAAGGATTTTTAATTAATAATAAACCTAAAATACTGTTCGAAGGTCATATCTTCTGGAATGAGCTCCGAAAAAGAGGAATAGATCCCAATTCTTATTATAACTCTTCAAGCAAAGATGTTCTTTATCCAAAATGGACTAAAATCTATTACCAGGGAGGCGTCAAAGAGTATGACAGATTAAATGAAGCCATTGGATTAGGAAATGATGCTAAATTTAAAGAAGCGGCTCTTTCTTCAGCATCTTGGGGAAGTTTTCAGATCATGGGATTCCATGCAAAAAACCTGGATTATGTTGATGTGAATGATTTCGTTTCCAAAATGGAGATCAATGAAGGAGAACATTTGAAAGCATTTGGAAAATTCTTAGAAAAAAATGGACTTTTGGTTCATTTAAGAAATAAAAGCTGGGCTAATTTTGCAAAAAGATATAATGGTGGAGGCTATAAGCAAAATAAATATGATGAAAAGCTAGCTAAGGCGTATGCAAAATATTCGAGTAATTAA
- a CDS encoding adenylosuccinate synthase — MSTYVVVGLQYGDEGKGKITDVLSAKSDYVVRFQGGDNAGHTVYVGEEKFVLHLLPSGVLQCKGKCIIANGVVVNPKSFIREVGQIESKGLRTDHIFISRRAHVIMPYHILLDTYREEEHGGTQIGTTKKGIGPCYEDKIARVGIRMIDLLNPEILREKIEKNLKIKNSLFEKYYGKPTLDVEEIYNEFLEIGKQLQDRIVDTEVELNEAIRDGKNVLFEGAQALMLDIDFGTYPYVTSSSPSTGGVCTGAGVPPTSLQNLIGVAKAYCTRVGNGPFPSELDNELGEKIRQIGGEFGATTGRPRRTGWLDLVSLKHACMINGINNLVITKLDVLTGIENLKIVTHYKTEDGKVIDYFTSSTEKLYNYEPIYQDLPGWNEDLTKVRSYDELPDTAQKYIEFIEKYLGINVYLVSVGPERSQNIIRKELF, encoded by the coding sequence ATGTCAACTTACGTAGTTGTAGGTCTTCAGTACGGAGATGAGGGTAAAGGGAAAATCACGGATGTTTTATCTGCTAAATCGGATTATGTAGTACGTTTCCAAGGGGGAGACAACGCTGGTCATACGGTTTATGTGGGTGAAGAAAAATTTGTTTTACACCTTCTTCCTTCTGGAGTTCTTCAGTGCAAAGGCAAGTGTATTATTGCAAACGGGGTAGTAGTAAATCCTAAATCTTTCATCAGAGAGGTTGGTCAGATCGAAAGCAAAGGCTTAAGAACAGATCATATCTTTATCAGCAGAAGAGCGCATGTGATCATGCCTTACCACATTCTTTTGGATACTTACCGTGAAGAAGAACATGGAGGAACTCAAATTGGAACGACTAAAAAAGGAATCGGCCCTTGTTATGAAGATAAAATTGCAAGAGTTGGGATCAGAATGATCGACCTTTTGAATCCTGAGATCTTAAGAGAAAAAATTGAGAAAAACCTGAAAATTAAAAATTCTCTTTTTGAAAAATACTACGGAAAACCGACTTTAGACGTAGAAGAAATTTACAACGAGTTTTTAGAGATTGGAAAGCAACTTCAAGACCGAATTGTAGATACAGAAGTTGAATTGAACGAAGCGATCAGAGATGGTAAAAACGTTTTGTTTGAAGGAGCTCAGGCTTTAATGTTGGATATTGATTTCGGAACGTATCCTTATGTTACTTCATCTTCTCCATCTACAGGAGGAGTTTGTACAGGAGCTGGTGTTCCTCCAACTTCACTTCAAAATTTAATTGGTGTTGCTAAAGCATATTGTACAAGAGTAGGAAACGGACCTTTCCCTTCTGAATTAGATAATGAGTTAGGAGAAAAGATCAGACAGATCGGAGGTGAATTCGGGGCGACTACAGGTAGGCCAAGAAGAACCGGTTGGCTAGATCTTGTTTCTTTAAAGCATGCTTGTATGATCAATGGTATTAATAACTTAGTGATTACTAAACTTGACGTTCTTACAGGAATTGAAAACCTGAAAATCGTAACTCATTATAAAACTGAAGATGGAAAAGTAATTGATTACTTCACTTCATCAACAGAGAAATTATACAACTATGAGCCGATCTACCAGGATTTACCAGGGTGGAATGAAGATCTTACAAAAGTAAGAAGCTATGATGAACTTCCTGATACAGCTCAGAAGTATATTGAGTTTATCGAAAAGTATTTAGGAATTAATGTTTATTTAGTTTCTGTAGGTCCTGAAAGAAGTCAGAACATTATCAGAAAAGAATTGTTCTAA
- a CDS encoding lysophospholipase, with protein MRTLHQSGYLSKNTNNRPQLFYNTFIPETNQVKATLQIIHGMQEHSGRYSEIAEYFASQGLAVLTYDHLGHGKSVNDKKDIGFFQLDQPDRKLIDDAEMMSNHLISQYPEVPHFILGHSMGSFVTRCLLQKIGNQFTGAIIVGTGGSLAGLGLLNTYFSLANTIAPRQKTFFNSLFNFVNNSHFKKDKNFSDTSWLSLNQANRDSFTKDELSGIPFTNNAFYTLFKMYKKATKRNWADNISKSLPFLFVSGQDDPIGNFSKGVMQTVDNLKHDGFTHVDYKIYPKMRHEIMNEEIREEVLSNIYTWIREHL; from the coding sequence ATGAGAACATTACACCAATCAGGATATTTATCTAAAAATACGAACAACCGGCCTCAACTTTTTTACAATACGTTTATTCCTGAGACGAATCAGGTAAAAGCAACTTTACAGATCATTCATGGAATGCAGGAGCATAGTGGAAGATACTCTGAAATAGCTGAATATTTTGCAAGTCAAGGATTAGCTGTATTAACTTATGATCACCTGGGACACGGAAAGTCAGTAAATGATAAAAAAGATATTGGATTTTTCCAATTGGATCAACCAGACAGAAAACTGATTGATGACGCAGAAATGATGAGCAATCATTTGATCAGCCAATATCCCGAGGTTCCTCATTTTATCCTTGGCCATTCGATGGGTTCGTTTGTTACCCGTTGCCTTCTTCAAAAAATAGGGAATCAGTTTACCGGAGCCATTATTGTAGGAACAGGAGGTTCTTTAGCAGGCCTTGGATTATTGAACACTTATTTCTCACTGGCCAATACAATAGCTCCACGTCAAAAAACATTTTTTAATTCGCTTTTTAATTTTGTTAATAACAGTCATTTTAAAAAGGATAAAAACTTCAGTGATACAAGTTGGCTGAGTTTGAACCAAGCTAATAGAGATTCTTTTACTAAGGATGAGCTTTCCGGAATCCCTTTCACTAACAATGCTTTTTATACTTTATTTAAAATGTATAAAAAAGCAACAAAAAGAAACTGGGCAGATAACATTTCTAAATCTTTACCTTTTCTATTCGTCAGTGGGCAGGATGATCCTATTGGAAATTTCAGTAAAGGAGTTATGCAGACTGTAGATAATCTTAAACACGATGGATTTACTCATGTAGACTATAAAATCTATCCTAAGATGCGCCATGAAATTATGAATGAAGAAATTAGAGAGGAGGTATTGAGTAATATTTATACGTGGATTAGAGAGCATTTATAA
- a CDS encoding ABC-F family ATP-binding cassette domain-containing protein yields the protein MIFLQNISYRFPNRDLLFSHINLTVPSHSKSALAGSNGMGKSTLLKLIANEIQPLDGAVNIQGDLYYVPQMFGNFNDLTIAECLKIDKKLDALEKISGGDVDEIYFEILNDDWDIEERCQHILEYWKLNNLDLNQKLNGLSGGQKTKVFLAGMQINEPDIVLLDEPTNHLDREGRNLLYDYIDKTSSTLVIVSHDRALLNLVDTIYELSNKGISTYGGNFDFYTEQKEIEEEALNNDIHSKERALKKAKEKERETLERKQKLDARGKKKQEKSGVARIMMNTLRNNAEKNTSRLKNIHAEKINDISGDLRGLRSSIKNTEQMKVNFDDPNLHSGKILINAVDVNFKYNENFLWPEDLNLEIRSGDRISFKGSNGSGKTTLIKLLLGNIEPTIGTVNRTDFNTIYIDQEYSLIDKEATIYEFAQKFNDNGLQESEVKTILSRFLFGKETWDKKGEVLSGGERLRLLLCGLSISNKAPDVIVLDEPTNNVDLQNVEILTNSIKDYQGTLLVISHDEFFLEEIGVENEIVLD from the coding sequence ATGATTTTTCTACAAAATATATCCTATAGGTTTCCTAACAGAGACCTGCTCTTTAGTCATATCAATTTAACGGTACCATCACACTCAAAATCGGCATTAGCCGGAAGCAACGGCATGGGGAAATCTACCCTGCTTAAACTCATTGCAAACGAAATTCAACCTTTGGATGGAGCGGTAAATATCCAGGGTGATCTATATTATGTTCCACAAATGTTTGGGAATTTTAATGATCTTACAATCGCTGAATGCTTAAAAATAGACAAAAAGCTAGATGCTTTAGAGAAAATCAGCGGCGGAGATGTTGATGAAATTTACTTTGAAATTTTAAATGATGATTGGGACATTGAAGAACGGTGTCAACATATATTAGAATACTGGAAACTGAACAATCTGGATTTAAATCAAAAGCTGAATGGCTTAAGTGGTGGACAAAAAACCAAAGTCTTTCTGGCAGGAATGCAAATTAATGAACCGGATATTGTATTATTAGACGAACCTACCAATCATTTAGATCGGGAAGGAAGAAATTTATTGTATGATTATATCGATAAAACAAGTTCAACACTTGTTATTGTAAGCCATGACCGAGCTTTATTAAATCTTGTTGATACCATCTATGAATTGAGTAATAAGGGTATTTCCACATACGGCGGAAACTTTGATTTTTACACTGAACAAAAAGAAATTGAAGAAGAAGCATTGAACAATGACATTCATTCAAAAGAACGGGCTTTAAAAAAGGCAAAAGAAAAAGAACGCGAAACATTGGAAAGGAAGCAGAAATTGGATGCCAGAGGAAAGAAAAAACAGGAGAAATCCGGTGTTGCAAGAATTATGATGAATACACTTCGTAATAATGCTGAAAAAAATACTTCCAGATTAAAGAATATCCATGCTGAAAAGATCAATGATATTTCTGGTGATCTACGGGGATTGCGTTCTTCTATAAAAAATACAGAACAGATGAAAGTTAATTTTGATGATCCTAATCTGCATTCCGGAAAAATTCTTATTAATGCAGTGGATGTTAATTTTAAATACAACGAAAATTTCCTGTGGCCGGAAGATCTTAATCTCGAGATCAGAAGCGGGGATCGTATTTCTTTCAAAGGTTCTAACGGTTCGGGAAAAACAACATTGATAAAACTTTTGCTTGGAAATATAGAACCTACTATTGGAACTGTAAACAGAACAGATTTTAATACGATCTATATTGATCAGGAATACTCTTTAATTGATAAAGAAGCAACAATTTATGAATTTGCTCAGAAGTTTAATGATAATGGATTACAGGAGTCTGAGGTTAAAACCATATTGTCGAGGTTTTTATTTGGTAAAGAAACCTGGGATAAGAAAGGAGAAGTATTGAGTGGGGGAGAGCGTTTAAGACTTTTGCTGTGCGGATTGTCTATCAGTAATAAAGCACCGGATGTTATTGTTCTGGACGAACCGACGAATAATGTAGATCTTCAAAATGTAGAGATCCTTACCAATTCCATCAAAGACTATCAAGGAACATTGTTGGTGATTTCTCATGATGAGTTTTTTCTGGAGGAGATTGGTGTAGAAAATGAGATTGTGTTGGATTAA
- a CDS encoding phosphoribosyltransferase, with protein sequence MESIKVHDKTFVPYLKDAEIQEIVKATALKIYEDYKDEVPVFIGVLNGVIMFFSDLLKHYPGNCEIAFIQMSSYAGTESTGIVYQKMELTKDVKDRHIILVEDIVDTGNTVESLFKYFKETQRPKSVKLASFLLKPEVYKKDFKLDYIGKEIPNKFVLGYGLDYDELGRNLSNLYQLEEGKINH encoded by the coding sequence ATGGAAAGCATTAAAGTTCACGACAAAACTTTTGTTCCTTATTTAAAGGACGCCGAAATTCAGGAAATAGTAAAAGCAACAGCGCTAAAAATTTATGAAGATTACAAAGATGAAGTTCCTGTCTTCATAGGGGTTTTGAACGGAGTTATCATGTTCTTCTCAGACCTTTTAAAGCATTACCCGGGAAACTGTGAGATTGCTTTTATTCAAATGAGTTCTTATGCAGGAACAGAATCTACAGGAATCGTTTATCAGAAAATGGAATTAACGAAAGACGTTAAAGACCGTCACATCATTCTTGTAGAAGACATCGTAGATACAGGAAACACAGTTGAAAGTCTTTTCAAATATTTCAAAGAAACACAACGTCCAAAATCTGTAAAACTGGCGTCTTTCTTATTAAAACCTGAGGTTTATAAAAAAGATTTCAAGCTGGATTATATTGGAAAAGAAATTCCAAACAAATTTGTTCTTGGTTATGGATTAGATTACGATGAATTGGGAAGAAATCTTTCGAATTTGTATCAATTAGAAGAGGGAAAAATCAACCATTAA
- a CDS encoding adenylate kinase yields MINIVLFGPPGSGKGTQAQNLIEKFNLKQISTGDLFRFNMKNDTELGKLAKSYIDKGELVPDQVTIDMLIDELRKPTDAAGFIFDGYPRTAVQTEALEKIVKEELNDDIDVCLSLIVEDTILVERLLKRGETSGRTDDSNEEIIQNRIKEYYTKTAEVAELYKQQGKYVEVNGVGEINEISEKLFAEVEKIK; encoded by the coding sequence ATGATAAACATTGTTCTGTTCGGGCCTCCAGGAAGTGGAAAAGGAACACAAGCTCAAAATCTCATCGAAAAATTTAATCTAAAGCAAATCTCAACAGGTGATCTTTTCAGATTCAATATGAAAAATGACACTGAATTAGGAAAATTAGCTAAATCTTACATCGATAAGGGAGAATTGGTTCCAGATCAGGTAACAATTGATATGCTGATAGACGAATTAAGAAAACCGACAGATGCGGCAGGATTTATTTTCGATGGATACCCAAGAACTGCTGTACAAACAGAGGCTTTGGAAAAAATCGTTAAAGAAGAGCTGAATGATGACATCGATGTTTGTCTTTCATTGATCGTAGAAGATACAATTTTGGTTGAGAGATTACTGAAAAGAGGAGAAACAAGTGGTAGAACCGACGACAGTAATGAAGAGATCATCCAAAACAGAATTAAAGAATACTATACGAAAACAGCTGAAGTAGCTGAATTGTACAAGCAACAAGGTAAATATGTAGAGGTAAATGGAGTTGGCGAAATCAACGAAATTTCTGAAAAGTTGTTCGCTGAAGTAGAAAAAATAAAATAA
- the obgE gene encoding GTPase ObgE, which yields MSNFVDYVKIHCKSGHGGAGSAHLRREKYIPKGGPDGGDGGRGGHVIMKGNAQEWTLLPLRYTRHVKAERGENGGKNQLTGGYGADVYIEVPIGTIAKNEEGEIIGEILEDGQEIILMEGGKGGMGNEFFKSSTNQTPRFAQPGMDGQEGFVVFELKILADVGLVGFPNAGKSTLLASVSAAKPKIANYAFTTLTPNLGIVDYRNYKSFVMADIPGIIEGAAEGKGLGHRFLRHIERNSILLFIIPADSEDHFQEFKILENELKEYNPELLDKDFIVSVSKSDLLDDELKKEISAEFPENRQPIFFSGVTGENLMELKDAIWKKLHG from the coding sequence ATGTCTAATTTTGTAGATTACGTAAAGATTCATTGTAAAAGCGGCCATGGTGGTGCAGGTTCTGCCCATCTTCGTCGTGAAAAATACATTCCTAAAGGTGGACCTGATGGTGGAGACGGAGGTCGAGGCGGTCATGTTATCATGAAAGGGAATGCTCAGGAATGGACTTTACTTCCACTTCGTTATACCCGTCATGTAAAAGCAGAACGTGGTGAAAACGGAGGAAAAAACCAGCTTACAGGAGGTTATGGAGCTGATGTTTATATTGAGGTTCCTATTGGAACCATTGCCAAGAATGAAGAAGGTGAGATCATTGGTGAAATTTTAGAAGACGGACAGGAAATCATTCTGATGGAAGGAGGAAAAGGAGGTATGGGAAATGAATTCTTTAAATCTTCTACCAACCAGACTCCAAGATTTGCACAACCGGGAATGGATGGTCAGGAAGGCTTTGTTGTTTTTGAACTTAAGATTTTAGCCGATGTGGGTCTTGTAGGTTTCCCTAACGCTGGAAAGTCTACTCTTTTGGCTTCTGTTTCTGCAGCGAAACCTAAAATTGCAAATTATGCATTTACTACTTTAACTCCTAACTTAGGGATCGTTGATTACAGAAATTACAAATCTTTTGTAATGGCTGATATTCCGGGAATTATTGAAGGTGCTGCTGAAGGAAAAGGTCTTGGTCATCGATTTTTAAGACATATTGAAAGAAATTCAATCTTATTATTCATTATTCCGGCTGACTCTGAGGATCATTTCCAAGAGTTTAAAATTCTGGAAAATGAACTGAAAGAATATAATCCTGAATTGCTGGATAAAGATTTCATTGTTTCCGTTTCAAAATCAGATCTACTTGATGATGAACTTAAAAAAGAGATCTCCGCCGAATTTCCAGAAAACAGACAACCCATATTTTTCTCTGGGGTAACCGGAGAGAATCTTATGGAATTGAAGGATGCGATCTGGAAGAAATTGCATGGATAA
- a CDS encoding porin family protein gives MLKRNLDPKSFFYAGGLVEYPLSPKVALQGELLYTQIGGKMSKEAVPIPDSRVINFENTRYNLRFSQIQVPVSIKYSIIPQFSASVGMNIAFNLSSKVKTTFLGTDLYDYEGIKTLNLYPFLGAEYKFNKKFFVDAQYNFNFTKINTANGLPVKAGFLQTV, from the coding sequence TTGCTAAAGAGAAATTTAGACCCAAAATCTTTCTTCTATGCAGGAGGACTTGTAGAATATCCTTTATCTCCAAAAGTTGCTTTGCAAGGGGAGTTACTTTATACCCAGATTGGAGGAAAAATGAGTAAAGAGGCCGTTCCCATTCCTGATAGCCGAGTAATTAATTTTGAAAACACTCGTTATAACCTTCGATTTTCTCAAATTCAGGTTCCTGTTTCCATAAAATACAGTATCATTCCCCAGTTTTCTGCATCTGTTGGAATGAACATCGCATTTAATTTGTCTTCAAAAGTAAAAACAACATTCCTGGGTACAGATCTGTACGATTATGAAGGAATTAAAACACTGAACCTTTACCCCTTTTTAGGTGCGGAATACAAGTTCAATAAAAAATTCTTTGTAGATGCCCAATATAATTTCAATTTTACCAAAATAAATACAGCTAACGGACTTCCCGTTAAAGCAGGTTTTCTACAGACGGTGTAG